One genomic segment of Triplophysa rosa linkage group LG22, Trosa_1v2, whole genome shotgun sequence includes these proteins:
- the smyd4 gene encoding SET and MYND domain-containing protein 4 isoform X1 — translation MDLPCPQWVRHVEQKWTGLGPEGRERFSFLADINDIFNNALSLTHPDDLNTLSIISDKYSVKKSPERASEFREQGNLSFKVKDYTAAALFYSKGICHADKNAEQLSLCYANRSAALFYLSLYKECLEDIRQALEAGYPSHLRDKLITRKTACLNQLSQLEKSNTPAPNNPPPPSQKRSDSLTCTSHGVSVYFSPGKGRHLLATENKLAGEVVLVDEAYGCVLIPGIKLITETEKTVFDTEDRHCHHCLSRTLSSVPCPNCSYARYCDERCRNEAWSQWHQWECAVGADLLVFGVLPHLALRVALKAGQKEVRSAKESSCVMENQPGLFKRDSPARLNFEGHYTKSSEHTDCYHGNSYLGIYSLLPHVGEHSPSLRFLLAVTTATLYKKLQGGPPSDMWASCEDDRGAWKPEMSMLGATVLRHLMQLRCNAQAVTAIRVTEETGTSVQSSNEIRIATAIFPVLSLLNHSCSPNTSIFFTTGFKTNQLTQFSGSSQGDHSETLHSGVTVTLRTSKDLTAGQEILHCYGPHCSRMTVKERQRLLLEQYFFTCDCVACQREQTENKTSEDVNTALGLKCGKCEQPLQAYVERYVCSRPSCSHQIASAEVQKKLQGLQNLLDQAFHLMERDRSDDALRILKSASSQADSILTDTHPVQGELADATARAYATNGDWSRAASHLKRSIVAITAQYGEDSVELGQQFFKLAQLHFNGGDRRATLSVIPKACRLLSLHCGPHCEELQELQEMEHCLK, via the exons ATGGATCTGCCGTGCCCACAGTGGGTTCGGCATGTTGAACAGAAGTGGACGGGACTGGGTCCTGAAGGAAGGGAGCGATTCTCTTTCCTAGCAGATATAAATGACATATTCAACAACGCGCTGTCACTTACACA CCCAGACGACCTCAACACTCTGTCTATAATCTCTGACAAGTACTCTGTTAAAAAGTCTCCAGAGCGCGCATCTGAGTTTAGGGAGCAAGGTAACCTCAGCTTCAAGGTGAAAGATTACACGGCAGCTGCACtgttttattctaag GGTATTTGCCATGCTGATAAGAATGCAGAACAGCTGTCCTTGTGCTACGCAAACCGATCTGCAGCCCTCTTTTATCTCAGCCTTTATAAA GAATGTCTAGAGGACATTCGTCAAGCTTTGGAGGCCGGCTACCCGAGCCACCTGCGGGACAAACTGATCACTAGAAAGACCGCCTGCCTGAATCAGCTCAGCCAGCTTGAAAAATCCAACACTCCAGCCCCAAATAACCCACCACCACCAAGCCAGAAGAGAAGTGACTCTCTTACCTGCACATCACATGGCGTGTCTGTTTATTTCAGTCCTGGGAAAGGTCGGCACCTGTTGGCCACGGAAAATAAACTAGCCGGTGAGGTGGTGCTGGTGGACGAGGCTTACGGCTGTGTTCTTATCCCAGGTATCAAACTCATCACAGAGACTGAAAAAACAGTGTTTGACACCGAAGACAGACATTGTCATCACTGCCTAAGCCGAACACTGAGTTCTGTGCCCTGTCCTAACTGTAGTTACGCTCGGTACTGTGACGAGAGGTGTCGAAATGAGGCGTGGAGCCAATGGCACCAATGGGAGTGCGCTGTTGGAGCAGACCTGTTGGTTTTTGGTGTTCTGCCGCATCTTGCACTAAGGGTTGCGTTAAAAGCTGGGCAAAAGGAGGTTCGAAGCGCAAAGGAAAGTTCTTGTGTGATGGAAAACCAACCTGGACTGTTTAAAAGGGATTCACCAGCCCGATTGAACTTTGAAGGCCACTATACCAAAAGTTCAGAGCATACAGACTGTTACCATGGCAACTCATATCTAGGCATCTACAGTCTTTTACCACATGTGGGAGAACACTCACCTAGCTTACGCTTCTTACTCGCAGTCACAACAGCAACACTTTATAAGAAGCTGCAGGGTGGACCTCCATCTGACATGTGGGCATCTTGCGAGGATGACAGAGGAGCCTGGAAGCCTGAGATGAGCATGCTGGGAGCCACAGTTTTGAGGCACCTGATGCAGCTCAGGTGTAATGCACAAGCAGTCACTGCTATTAGAGTTACAg AAGAGACTGGCACATCTGTCCAATCCAGCAACGAAATCCGCATCGCCACGGCAATCTTTCCCGTTCTCAGCCTGCTTAACCACTCCTGCAGTCCAAACACCAGCATCTTCTTCACCACAGGCTTTAAAACCAACCAGCTCACTCAGTTCTCTGGTTCAAGTCAAGGTGACCATTCTGAGACCCTTCACAGCGGTGTGACAGTCACTTTACGTACTTCAAAAGACCTCACGGCGGGACAGGAGATTCTGCACTGTTACG GCCCTCACTGTAGCAGAATGACTGTGAAGGAGCGTCAGCGCCTCCTGCTGGAGCAGTACTTTTTCACCTGTGACTGTGTGGCTTGTCAGAGAGAGCagacagaaaataaaacaagcgAAGATGTGAACACAGCGCTGGGTTTGAAGTGTGGGAAATGTGAACAGCCTCTTCAg GCCTACGTGGAAAGGTACGTGTGCTCTCGGCCATCCTGCAGTCATCAGATCGCCAGTGCTGAAGTGCAGAAGAAACTTCAGGGTTTGCAGAACTTACTAGACCAAGCTTTTCATCTAATGGAGAGAGACAGATCAG ATGATGCCTTAAGGATCCTTAAATCTGCCTCGTCTCAGGCAGACAGCATTCTGACAGATACTCATCCTGTACAAGGAGAACTAGCGGATGCAACAGCTCGTGCATATGCCACCAACG GTGACTGGAGTAGGGCTGCATCCCATCTCAAGCGCAGTATTGTTGCCATAACAGCCCAATATGGAGAGGACAGCGTTGAACTGGGACAGCAGTTTTTTAAACTGGCACAATTGCATTTTAATGG CGGAGACCGCAGAGCCACTCTCTCTGTCATCCCCAAGGCCTGCAggcttctctctctccattgTGGCCCTCATTGTGAAGAGCTACAGGAACTACAGGAAATGGAGCACTGTCTAAAATGA
- the smyd4 gene encoding SET and MYND domain-containing protein 4 isoform X3, producing MCKNYLNMYLIYYREPLIKKRIYSPDDLNTLSIISDKYSVKKSPERASEFREQGNLSFKVKDYTAAALFYSKGICHADKNAEQLSLCYANRSAALFYLSLYKECLEDIRQALEAGYPSHLRDKLITRKTACLNQLSQLEKSNTPAPNNPPPPSQKRSDSLTCTSHGVSVYFSPGKGRHLLATENKLAGEVVLVDEAYGCVLIPGIKLITETEKTVFDTEDRHCHHCLSRTLSSVPCPNCSYARYCDERCRNEAWSQWHQWECAVGADLLVFGVLPHLALRVALKAGQKEVRSAKESSCVMENQPGLFKRDSPARLNFEGHYTKSSEHTDCYHGNSYLGIYSLLPHVGEHSPSLRFLLAVTTATLYKKLQGGPPSDMWASCEDDRGAWKPEMSMLGATVLRHLMQLRCNAQAVTAIRVTEETGTSVQSSNEIRIATAIFPVLSLLNHSCSPNTSIFFTTGFKTNQLTQFSGSSQGDHSETLHSGVTVTLRTSKDLTAGQEILHCYGPHCSRMTVKERQRLLLEQYFFTCDCVACQREQTENKTSEDVNTALGLKCGKCEQPLQAYVERYVCSRPSCSHQIASAEVQKKLQGLQNLLDQAFHLMERDRSDDALRILKSASSQADSILTDTHPVQGELADATARAYATNGDWSRAASHLKRSIVAITAQYGEDSVELGQQFFKLAQLHFNGGDRRATLSVIPKACRLLSLHCGPHCEELQELQEMEHCLK from the exons ATGTGCAAAAATTATCTAAATATGTACTTAATTTATTATCGAGAACCATTAATAAAAAAGCGTATATATAG CCCAGACGACCTCAACACTCTGTCTATAATCTCTGACAAGTACTCTGTTAAAAAGTCTCCAGAGCGCGCATCTGAGTTTAGGGAGCAAGGTAACCTCAGCTTCAAGGTGAAAGATTACACGGCAGCTGCACtgttttattctaag GGTATTTGCCATGCTGATAAGAATGCAGAACAGCTGTCCTTGTGCTACGCAAACCGATCTGCAGCCCTCTTTTATCTCAGCCTTTATAAA GAATGTCTAGAGGACATTCGTCAAGCTTTGGAGGCCGGCTACCCGAGCCACCTGCGGGACAAACTGATCACTAGAAAGACCGCCTGCCTGAATCAGCTCAGCCAGCTTGAAAAATCCAACACTCCAGCCCCAAATAACCCACCACCACCAAGCCAGAAGAGAAGTGACTCTCTTACCTGCACATCACATGGCGTGTCTGTTTATTTCAGTCCTGGGAAAGGTCGGCACCTGTTGGCCACGGAAAATAAACTAGCCGGTGAGGTGGTGCTGGTGGACGAGGCTTACGGCTGTGTTCTTATCCCAGGTATCAAACTCATCACAGAGACTGAAAAAACAGTGTTTGACACCGAAGACAGACATTGTCATCACTGCCTAAGCCGAACACTGAGTTCTGTGCCCTGTCCTAACTGTAGTTACGCTCGGTACTGTGACGAGAGGTGTCGAAATGAGGCGTGGAGCCAATGGCACCAATGGGAGTGCGCTGTTGGAGCAGACCTGTTGGTTTTTGGTGTTCTGCCGCATCTTGCACTAAGGGTTGCGTTAAAAGCTGGGCAAAAGGAGGTTCGAAGCGCAAAGGAAAGTTCTTGTGTGATGGAAAACCAACCTGGACTGTTTAAAAGGGATTCACCAGCCCGATTGAACTTTGAAGGCCACTATACCAAAAGTTCAGAGCATACAGACTGTTACCATGGCAACTCATATCTAGGCATCTACAGTCTTTTACCACATGTGGGAGAACACTCACCTAGCTTACGCTTCTTACTCGCAGTCACAACAGCAACACTTTATAAGAAGCTGCAGGGTGGACCTCCATCTGACATGTGGGCATCTTGCGAGGATGACAGAGGAGCCTGGAAGCCTGAGATGAGCATGCTGGGAGCCACAGTTTTGAGGCACCTGATGCAGCTCAGGTGTAATGCACAAGCAGTCACTGCTATTAGAGTTACAg AAGAGACTGGCACATCTGTCCAATCCAGCAACGAAATCCGCATCGCCACGGCAATCTTTCCCGTTCTCAGCCTGCTTAACCACTCCTGCAGTCCAAACACCAGCATCTTCTTCACCACAGGCTTTAAAACCAACCAGCTCACTCAGTTCTCTGGTTCAAGTCAAGGTGACCATTCTGAGACCCTTCACAGCGGTGTGACAGTCACTTTACGTACTTCAAAAGACCTCACGGCGGGACAGGAGATTCTGCACTGTTACG GCCCTCACTGTAGCAGAATGACTGTGAAGGAGCGTCAGCGCCTCCTGCTGGAGCAGTACTTTTTCACCTGTGACTGTGTGGCTTGTCAGAGAGAGCagacagaaaataaaacaagcgAAGATGTGAACACAGCGCTGGGTTTGAAGTGTGGGAAATGTGAACAGCCTCTTCAg GCCTACGTGGAAAGGTACGTGTGCTCTCGGCCATCCTGCAGTCATCAGATCGCCAGTGCTGAAGTGCAGAAGAAACTTCAGGGTTTGCAGAACTTACTAGACCAAGCTTTTCATCTAATGGAGAGAGACAGATCAG ATGATGCCTTAAGGATCCTTAAATCTGCCTCGTCTCAGGCAGACAGCATTCTGACAGATACTCATCCTGTACAAGGAGAACTAGCGGATGCAACAGCTCGTGCATATGCCACCAACG GTGACTGGAGTAGGGCTGCATCCCATCTCAAGCGCAGTATTGTTGCCATAACAGCCCAATATGGAGAGGACAGCGTTGAACTGGGACAGCAGTTTTTTAAACTGGCACAATTGCATTTTAATGG CGGAGACCGCAGAGCCACTCTCTCTGTCATCCCCAAGGCCTGCAggcttctctctctccattgTGGCCCTCATTGTGAAGAGCTACAGGAACTACAGGAAATGGAGCACTGTCTAAAATGA
- the smyd4 gene encoding SET and MYND domain-containing protein 4 isoform X2, producing MDLPCPQWVRHVEQKWTGLGPEGRERFSFLADINDIFNNALSLTQSVNISSPERASEFREQGNLSFKVKDYTAAALFYSKGICHADKNAEQLSLCYANRSAALFYLSLYKECLEDIRQALEAGYPSHLRDKLITRKTACLNQLSQLEKSNTPAPNNPPPPSQKRSDSLTCTSHGVSVYFSPGKGRHLLATENKLAGEVVLVDEAYGCVLIPGIKLITETEKTVFDTEDRHCHHCLSRTLSSVPCPNCSYARYCDERCRNEAWSQWHQWECAVGADLLVFGVLPHLALRVALKAGQKEVRSAKESSCVMENQPGLFKRDSPARLNFEGHYTKSSEHTDCYHGNSYLGIYSLLPHVGEHSPSLRFLLAVTTATLYKKLQGGPPSDMWASCEDDRGAWKPEMSMLGATVLRHLMQLRCNAQAVTAIRVTEETGTSVQSSNEIRIATAIFPVLSLLNHSCSPNTSIFFTTGFKTNQLTQFSGSSQGDHSETLHSGVTVTLRTSKDLTAGQEILHCYGPHCSRMTVKERQRLLLEQYFFTCDCVACQREQTENKTSEDVNTALGLKCGKCEQPLQAYVERYVCSRPSCSHQIASAEVQKKLQGLQNLLDQAFHLMERDRSDDALRILKSASSQADSILTDTHPVQGELADATARAYATNGDWSRAASHLKRSIVAITAQYGEDSVELGQQFFKLAQLHFNGGDRRATLSVIPKACRLLSLHCGPHCEELQELQEMEHCLK from the exons ATGGATCTGCCGTGCCCACAGTGGGTTCGGCATGTTGAACAGAAGTGGACGGGACTGGGTCCTGAAGGAAGGGAGCGATTCTCTTTCCTAGCAGATATAAATGACATATTCAACAACGCGCTGTCACTTACACAGTCAGTAAATATTTCA TCTCCAGAGCGCGCATCTGAGTTTAGGGAGCAAGGTAACCTCAGCTTCAAGGTGAAAGATTACACGGCAGCTGCACtgttttattctaag GGTATTTGCCATGCTGATAAGAATGCAGAACAGCTGTCCTTGTGCTACGCAAACCGATCTGCAGCCCTCTTTTATCTCAGCCTTTATAAA GAATGTCTAGAGGACATTCGTCAAGCTTTGGAGGCCGGCTACCCGAGCCACCTGCGGGACAAACTGATCACTAGAAAGACCGCCTGCCTGAATCAGCTCAGCCAGCTTGAAAAATCCAACACTCCAGCCCCAAATAACCCACCACCACCAAGCCAGAAGAGAAGTGACTCTCTTACCTGCACATCACATGGCGTGTCTGTTTATTTCAGTCCTGGGAAAGGTCGGCACCTGTTGGCCACGGAAAATAAACTAGCCGGTGAGGTGGTGCTGGTGGACGAGGCTTACGGCTGTGTTCTTATCCCAGGTATCAAACTCATCACAGAGACTGAAAAAACAGTGTTTGACACCGAAGACAGACATTGTCATCACTGCCTAAGCCGAACACTGAGTTCTGTGCCCTGTCCTAACTGTAGTTACGCTCGGTACTGTGACGAGAGGTGTCGAAATGAGGCGTGGAGCCAATGGCACCAATGGGAGTGCGCTGTTGGAGCAGACCTGTTGGTTTTTGGTGTTCTGCCGCATCTTGCACTAAGGGTTGCGTTAAAAGCTGGGCAAAAGGAGGTTCGAAGCGCAAAGGAAAGTTCTTGTGTGATGGAAAACCAACCTGGACTGTTTAAAAGGGATTCACCAGCCCGATTGAACTTTGAAGGCCACTATACCAAAAGTTCAGAGCATACAGACTGTTACCATGGCAACTCATATCTAGGCATCTACAGTCTTTTACCACATGTGGGAGAACACTCACCTAGCTTACGCTTCTTACTCGCAGTCACAACAGCAACACTTTATAAGAAGCTGCAGGGTGGACCTCCATCTGACATGTGGGCATCTTGCGAGGATGACAGAGGAGCCTGGAAGCCTGAGATGAGCATGCTGGGAGCCACAGTTTTGAGGCACCTGATGCAGCTCAGGTGTAATGCACAAGCAGTCACTGCTATTAGAGTTACAg AAGAGACTGGCACATCTGTCCAATCCAGCAACGAAATCCGCATCGCCACGGCAATCTTTCCCGTTCTCAGCCTGCTTAACCACTCCTGCAGTCCAAACACCAGCATCTTCTTCACCACAGGCTTTAAAACCAACCAGCTCACTCAGTTCTCTGGTTCAAGTCAAGGTGACCATTCTGAGACCCTTCACAGCGGTGTGACAGTCACTTTACGTACTTCAAAAGACCTCACGGCGGGACAGGAGATTCTGCACTGTTACG GCCCTCACTGTAGCAGAATGACTGTGAAGGAGCGTCAGCGCCTCCTGCTGGAGCAGTACTTTTTCACCTGTGACTGTGTGGCTTGTCAGAGAGAGCagacagaaaataaaacaagcgAAGATGTGAACACAGCGCTGGGTTTGAAGTGTGGGAAATGTGAACAGCCTCTTCAg GCCTACGTGGAAAGGTACGTGTGCTCTCGGCCATCCTGCAGTCATCAGATCGCCAGTGCTGAAGTGCAGAAGAAACTTCAGGGTTTGCAGAACTTACTAGACCAAGCTTTTCATCTAATGGAGAGAGACAGATCAG ATGATGCCTTAAGGATCCTTAAATCTGCCTCGTCTCAGGCAGACAGCATTCTGACAGATACTCATCCTGTACAAGGAGAACTAGCGGATGCAACAGCTCGTGCATATGCCACCAACG GTGACTGGAGTAGGGCTGCATCCCATCTCAAGCGCAGTATTGTTGCCATAACAGCCCAATATGGAGAGGACAGCGTTGAACTGGGACAGCAGTTTTTTAAACTGGCACAATTGCATTTTAATGG CGGAGACCGCAGAGCCACTCTCTCTGTCATCCCCAAGGCCTGCAggcttctctctctccattgTGGCCCTCATTGTGAAGAGCTACAGGAACTACAGGAAATGGAGCACTGTCTAAAATGA